In Myotis daubentonii chromosome 10, mMyoDau2.1, whole genome shotgun sequence, one genomic interval encodes:
- the SHH gene encoding sonic hedgehog protein — MLLLARCLLALLVSALLMCSGLACGPGRGFGKRRHPKKLTPLAYKQFIPNVAEKTLGASGRYEGKISRNSERFKELTPNYNPDIIFKDEENTGADRLMTQRCKDKLNALAISVMNQWPGVKLRVTEGWDEDGHHSEESLHYEGRAVDITTSDRDRSKYGMLARLAVEAGFDWVYYESKAHIHCSVKAENSVAAKSGGCFPGTATVHLEQGGTKLVKDLRPGDRVLAADDRGQLLYSDFLTFLDRDDGAKKVFYVIETREPRERLLLTAAHLLFVAPHNDSGAGRPPGGAPGRRALFASRVRPGQRVYVVAERGGDRRLLPAAVHSVTLREEATGAYAPLTAQGTILINRVLASCYAVIEEHNWAHRAFAPFRLAHALLAALAPVRTLRGGDGGGGGGGRVPQPEPGAPGAAHAPGAAGIHWYSRLLYQIGTWLLDSEALHPLGMAVKSS; from the exons ATGCTGCTGCTGGCGAGATGTCTGCTGGCGCTGCTGGTCTCCGCGCTGCTGATGTGCTCCGGGCTGGCGTGCGGACCGGGCAGGGGGTTTGGGAAGAGGCGGCACCCCAAAAAGCTGACCCCTTTAGCCTACAAGCAATTCATCCCCAACGTGGCCGAGAAGACCCTGGGGGCCAGTGGAAGATACGAGGGGAAGATCTCGAGAAACTCAGAGCGATTTAAGGAACTCACCCCCAACTACAACCCCGACATCATATTTAAGGACGAGGAGAACACGGGAGCCGACCGCCTGATGACTCAG AGGTGTAAAGACAAGTTAAATGCTTTGGCCATCTCAGTGATGAACCAGTGGCCAGGAGTGAAGCTTCGGGTGACCGAGGGCTGGGACGAGGACGGCCACCACTCTGAAGAGTCACTGCATTACGAGGGCCGCGCCGTGGACATCACCACGTCCGACCGGGACCGCAGCAAGTACGGCATGCTGGCGCGCCTGGCCGTGGAGGCGGGCTTCGACTGGGTGTACTACGAATCCAAAGCACACATCCACTGCTCTGTGAAAGCAG AGAACTCGGTGGCGGCCAAATCCGGCGGCTGCTTCCCGGGCACCGCCACTGTGCACCTCGAGCAGGGCGGCACCAAGCTGGTGAAGGACCTGCGTCCCGGGGACCGCGTGCTGGCGGCCGACGACCGGGGCCAGCTGCTCTACAGCGACTTCCTCACTTTCCTGGACCGCGACGACGGCGCCAAGAAAGTTTTCTACGTGATCGAGACGCGGGAGCCACGCGAGCGCCTGCTGCTCACCGCTGCGCACCTGCTCTTTGTCGCGCCGCACAACGACTCGGGCGCAGGTCGGCCGCCGGGGGGCGCGCCGGGGCGCCGGGCGCTCTTCGCCAGCCGCGTGCGGCCGGGCCAGCGCGTGTACGTGGTGGCGGAGCGCGGGGGGGACCGCCGGCTCCTGCCCGCCGCCGTGCACAGCGTGACCCTACGCGAGGAGGCCACGGGCGCCTACGCGCCGCTCACGGCGCAGGGCACGATCCTCATCAACCGGGTGCTGGCGTCGTGCTACGCGGTCATCGAGGAGCACAACTGGGCGCACAGGGCCTTCGCGCCCTTCCGCCTGGCGCACGCGCTGCTGGCCGCGCTGGCGCCCGTGCGCACGCTCCGTGGCGGCgacggcgggggcgggggcggcggccgcGTCCCCCAGCCCGAACCGGGGGCGCCAGGGGCCGCGCACGCGCCGGGGGCTGCGGGCATCCACTGGTACTCGCGGCTGCTCTACCAAATAGGCACCTGGCTGCTGGACAGCGAGGCCCTGCACCCGCTGGGCATGGCGGTCAAGTCCAGCTGA